One Candidatus Bathyarchaeota archaeon DNA segment encodes these proteins:
- a CDS encoding 3-hydroxy-3-methylglutaryl-CoA reductase, translated as GENSKKLAEIIAATVLAGELSLLSALAAQHLAKTHLRFGRGVKSI; from the coding sequence GGTGAAAATTCTAAAAAACTTGCAGAAATAATAGCGGCAACAGTTTTAGCTGGTGAACTATCATTGCTTTCAGCGCTAGCTGCCCAACACCTAGCTAAAACCCATCTCAGATTCGGCAGAGGAGTTAAGTCGATATAA
- a CDS encoding aldehyde ferredoxin oxidoreductase family protein, translated as MAKGYGFVGTILRVNLSTKDIKKEPLNKELAQKFLGGKGLAAYYLFTETKKGVKPLDPENKLIFMTGPLTGTKAPCANRFCVCTKSPLTGTWVDSHCGGSWGPELKWAGYDGIIIEGRAEDPVYIWIEDDEVSIKDAKWFWGANTFATERLLKEKHAGDRMARVACIGPAGERQSLLANVISEVRAAGRGGHGAVMGSKNLKAIAVRGHGKPEDLIADPAKFDEAVKVAYQKLGKSPITGPAVKGALSIMGTSNIIRGINAAGGWPTRNFQTGIFEKASEIEGQALAKYLYCPPESPGMVPCWNCPILCAHLSVIKKGPWAGFVDEGPEYENVTLLGATCGVFDREAIAAAEYFCDFYGLDAISVGGTIAFLMECYQKKLITKKDTDDIDLRFGNADALVQAVMRAGAGYGKLGPLVANGSKRAAAKIGKGSAKFAINVKGLEVPAYDPRAAQGMGLAYARSDRGACHLRPWTAGAEMLGLDGIDPKETKGKAQLVKASTEVFNSAFDSSGICLFVAFGIGGDDVFNMVVPATGFQYKDFSEFVKIGERINNLTRAFNTREGLTKKDDTLPYRLLKEPLPSGPCKGQVVKLDKMLPEYYELCGWDKTGKPTKEKLQELGLDFVIDQLYG; from the coding sequence ATGGCAAAAGGATATGGATTTGTCGGGACAATTTTGCGAGTGAACCTTTCAACCAAAGATATCAAGAAAGAGCCGCTAAATAAAGAGCTAGCTCAAAAGTTCTTAGGAGGAAAGGGTCTTGCTGCCTACTACCTGTTCACTGAGACCAAAAAGGGCGTAAAACCACTGGACCCAGAGAACAAGCTAATATTCATGACCGGACCGCTTACCGGGACTAAAGCCCCTTGCGCCAATCGATTCTGCGTCTGTACAAAATCACCATTAACTGGCACCTGGGTAGATTCACATTGTGGAGGGAGCTGGGGTCCAGAACTAAAATGGGCGGGATACGATGGCATAATCATTGAAGGCAGAGCCGAAGACCCAGTGTACATTTGGATTGAAGATGATGAAGTTAGCATTAAAGATGCAAAATGGTTCTGGGGTGCAAACACCTTCGCAACCGAGAGATTACTTAAAGAAAAACACGCCGGAGATAGAATGGCTAGGGTGGCCTGTATAGGACCAGCAGGCGAGAGGCAATCACTGCTCGCAAATGTGATATCCGAAGTGAGAGCCGCTGGGAGAGGCGGACACGGTGCTGTTATGGGCTCAAAGAATTTGAAAGCTATAGCGGTCAGAGGACATGGAAAACCCGAGGACTTAATTGCAGATCCAGCCAAATTCGATGAGGCTGTAAAGGTCGCTTACCAAAAGCTTGGGAAGAGTCCAATCACCGGACCGGCTGTTAAAGGCGCTCTCTCGATAATGGGTACAAGCAACATTATTCGGGGGATAAATGCTGCGGGAGGCTGGCCCACCCGAAACTTTCAGACCGGAATCTTTGAAAAAGCATCTGAAATCGAAGGGCAAGCCCTCGCCAAATACCTCTACTGCCCACCTGAATCGCCCGGGATGGTTCCATGTTGGAACTGCCCAATTCTGTGCGCACATCTTTCCGTGATAAAGAAAGGTCCATGGGCAGGTTTCGTTGACGAAGGACCGGAATACGAAAATGTGACTTTACTCGGCGCTACTTGCGGCGTCTTCGATAGGGAAGCGATCGCTGCTGCGGAATACTTCTGCGACTTCTACGGCCTAGATGCTATCTCAGTTGGGGGAACGATTGCTTTCCTAATGGAATGCTACCAAAAGAAGTTGATTACCAAGAAAGATACGGATGACATCGACTTAAGGTTTGGAAATGCGGATGCTCTGGTTCAGGCTGTTATGAGAGCGGGAGCAGGTTACGGAAAACTTGGACCGTTAGTAGCAAATGGGTCGAAGAGAGCAGCGGCAAAGATTGGTAAGGGATCCGCGAAATTTGCTATTAATGTTAAAGGTTTAGAGGTTCCCGCCTACGATCCTAGGGCTGCACAGGGCATGGGACTAGCCTACGCCAGATCCGATAGGGGGGCCTGTCACTTGAGACCTTGGACGGCTGGCGCAGAAATGCTCGGACTGGATGGCATCGATCCGAAGGAAACAAAAGGAAAAGCGCAACTCGTGAAAGCGAGTACAGAGGTATTCAATTCTGCTTTTGACTCTAGTGGCATATGCCTATTCGTAGCATTTGGCATTGGTGGGGACGACGTGTTCAACATGGTTGTTCCTGCTACTGGCTTCCAGTACAAAGATTTCAGTGAGTTTGTCAAAATTGGTGAAAGAATTAACAACCTTACAAGAGCCTTCAACACTAGAGAAGGACTCACAAAGAAAGATGACACCCTACCATATCGATTGCTTAAAGAACCGCTGCCTTCTGGTCCATGCAAGGGACAAGTGGTCAAACTTGACAAGATGCTTCCAGAGTATTATGAGCTCTGTGGCTGGGATAAAACCGGAAAGCCAACCAAGGAGAAATTACAAGAACTAGGGTTAGACTTCGTTATCGACCAACTTTATGGCTAA
- a CDS encoding NAD(+)/NADH kinase — protein MKVGIFTRHRIPKAMELIKEVIKSLKQDGAEVILQKDAANILGIEGGVPLKDMTADALLVFGGDGTILQAVIDRDDIPILGVNFGEEGFLAEVQPENTLRAVTAILKGDYKIEQVPKLTIDIDGRFCLDALNDVAIFPLVLGRIIHFSVKVDGNLLEEIKGDGVVVATPLGSPSYALSAGGAIIVPGVKAYIIAPICAFKRRAFPIVVPDDCVIEIETVRPRRKLVAIVDGQVREEVREGEVIRIYKSKRAAKFIKLHENFYDKLRAFISRP, from the coding sequence TTGAAAGTCGGGATCTTCACTAGGCACCGAATACCGAAAGCTATGGAGCTGATTAAAGAGGTAATAAAGTCGCTAAAACAGGATGGCGCTGAGGTGATCCTACAAAAGGATGCAGCTAATATTCTAGGCATTGAGGGCGGTGTTCCACTTAAGGATATGACGGCGGATGCCCTTCTAGTATTTGGTGGAGATGGAACTATTCTTCAAGCAGTTATAGATCGGGATGATATTCCCATTCTAGGTGTTAACTTTGGTGAGGAGGGATTCTTAGCTGAGGTGCAACCAGAAAACACTCTTAGAGCAGTTACTGCAATTTTGAAGGGTGATTATAAAATTGAACAGGTTCCAAAACTTACCATTGATATCGATGGAAGGTTCTGCCTTGATGCTTTAAATGATGTTGCTATTTTTCCGCTTGTTCTAGGAAGGATTATTCATTTCAGTGTAAAGGTTGATGGAAATTTGCTTGAGGAGATTAAAGGAGATGGAGTCGTAGTTGCCACACCGCTTGGATCCCCTTCGTATGCCCTGTCGGCGGGGGGCGCGATAATTGTTCCTGGAGTGAAAGCCTATATAATCGCCCCAATTTGCGCATTTAAGCGGAGGGCATTTCCAATCGTTGTACCAGATGACTGTGTAATTGAAATAGAGACAGTTAGACCCCGTAGAAAGCTTGTTGCAATTGTCGATGGACAAGTTAGAGAGGAGGTTAGAGAAGGCGAAGTCATCCGAATTTATAAATCTAAACGTGCGGCTAAATTCATAAAATTACATGAAAATTTTTATGATAAGTTAAGGGCTTTTATAAGTAGACCTTAA